The proteins below are encoded in one region of Streptomyces ficellus:
- a CDS encoding archease, producing the protein MAGDTDDDMRVRRPGASGHRAVPHTADVRVEAWGGSREQCLVEAVLGMVECFADISATRATAVRQVQMPEGSDDDLLAALLDEVVFRLEVDGDVPVDVEVETVDDGLDVRLAVTDVRSVPITGAVPKAVSWHELHLAPGPYGWSCAVTVDV; encoded by the coding sequence ATGGCCGGTGACACGGACGACGACATGCGGGTTCGGCGCCCCGGGGCGAGCGGGCATCGGGCGGTACCGCACACGGCTGACGTACGCGTCGAGGCGTGGGGCGGGAGCCGCGAGCAGTGTCTGGTGGAGGCGGTGCTCGGCATGGTCGAGTGCTTCGCGGACATCTCGGCGACGCGGGCCACGGCCGTGCGTCAGGTGCAGATGCCCGAGGGGAGCGACGACGACCTGCTGGCCGCCCTGCTCGACGAGGTGGTGTTCCGCCTGGAGGTGGACGGTGACGTGCCGGTGGACGTCGAGGTGGAGACGGTGGACGACGGACTCGACGTACGGCTGGCGGTGACGGACGTGCGGTCGGTGCCAATCACCGGCGCCGTCCCGAAGGCCGTGTCCTGGCACGAGCTGCACCTCGCGCCGGGCCCCTACGGATGGTCCTGCGCGGTGACGGTCGACGTCTGA